In Fibrobacter sp. UWH6, the sequence ATAATACTCAGGTGAAAAATACAAGCTAACGTTCAAATCATTCCTAGATAGCAATTCATCCAGTAAATTTTGGGCTACAAAGAAAATTCCACTTCTTGCAGCATCTTTCTTAAAAACATTCGTTATCAGAGTCGCATCAAAGATGATATTCAGCATAATAAATCCTGCATTTTCTAATAATGAATAATAGAAATAAATTATTTTTTGTTCAATGAAAGTTCTAATCGACATGTCTAGTATCAACAGCAAGAATTATCTTGCTAGCGTGACTTCTTATATAGAAAGACTTGCAGACTCTTTTTACAGTAAAAAGCGTGACTATGTCGAAATTCTCGTAGATAAATCGCAAGAGGCTCGTTTTAAAGAAAGGTACCCTAATTTTAACGTACATACAATAAAGCGAAACTACTTACTCTACAGAGTTCCCTTTACCAGCGACTGGTATAGTCAAACTACATATAAAAAGACTCTTTCTAAAATCAATTGCGATGCAGTCCTTATTGCAAGTGACCAGGATAGAGGAACAATCGCAGATATTCCCCAGAAAAAAATTGTTGTAATCCACGACTTAAAGGGAATAAAGACTGGCAACAGCGCCACAAACAAAAAAAACTTGGCATTTTACAAGAAACTGGCAGGCCAAGCATCGGCTGTGGTCACGATTTCTGATTTCACGAAAAAAGATGTTCAACAGCACTTGAACATTTCTAATGACAAAATCCAGGTTATCTACAACAGTGTATCCCTTAGCGAGGGTTCTACAAAAATTGACGGTTTACCGAGCAAATACATTCTCTACGTAAACACGCTTCAACCTCACAAAAATATTCAGACGCTAATTAAGGCCTATAGCGAAAGCCGTTATAAAGGCGAGTACAA encodes:
- a CDS encoding glycosyltransferase, whose translation is MSSINSKNYLASVTSYIERLADSFYSKKRDYVEILVDKSQEARFKERYPNFNVHTIKRNYLLYRVPFTSDWYSQTTYKKTLSKINCDAVLIASDQDRGTIADIPQKKIVVIHDLKGIKTGNSATNKKNLAFYKKLAGQASAVVTISDFTKKDVQQHLNISNDKIQVIYNSVSLSEGSTKIDGLPSKYILYVNTLQPHKNIQTLIKAYSESRYKGEYKLVVVGKTTSFWNTEIIPLIRQHQLEENIVHLQNLSEAELNYVYENAALFVTPSLHEGFGYTPIEAAMCEVPVISSTCEALPDTTQGLLNYYEPADDEFALAKKIDFILDNPPSAESLNLIANKYKNDYSPEKQAEQFLALIKNLI